A single Streptococcus thermophilus DNA region contains:
- a CDS encoding NUDIX hydrolase, whose translation MQHQDFRMKIDSTVFGVRATALIVNDNRLLVVEDEDSFYTIGCAIQVYEATEDAVVREVREELGVASRAVQLAFIVENRFEQTGVHYHNIEFHYLVDLLEDAPLTMQEDAKPLPCRWLALDDLHTVNLKPAFLKAALPEWDGQLRHIHLKE comes from the coding sequence ATGCAACATCAGGATTTTCGGATGAAAATTGATTCCACTGTTTTTGGTGTGAGAGCGACTGCTTTGATTGTAAATGACAATCGCTTGTTAGTCGTAGAAGATGAGGACAGTTTTTATACAATTGGGTGTGCTATTCAAGTGTATGAAGCTACTGAAGATGCTGTGGTTCGAGAAGTAAGAGAAGAACTCGGTGTCGCATCTAGAGCTGTTCAGTTAGCTTTCATTGTTGAAAATCGCTTTGAACAAACTGGGGTCCATTATCATAATATCGAGTTCCATTATTTAGTGGACTTGCTAGAAGATGCCCCTTTAACCATGCAAGAAGATGCGAAGCCATTACCTTGCCGGTGGCTTGCTTTAGATGACCTACATACTGTTAATCTGAAACCGGCATTTCTAAAAGCCGCCTTACCAGAATGGGACGGACAATTACGACACATTCATCTTAAAGAGTAG
- a CDS encoding DHH family phosphoesterase, protein MKRFHFATIHLIMIGLILFGIATIFVRVLQTESALIFALFIIMVVVVTLLHYQKTTYESLEIEQLDELNQDVEASLKTLLGKMPVGVVTFDENDHIEWFNPYAKLVLSDEYGNFNKQLIADFISQKRKGSPSNVITVGDNKYAAFVDFDNKLTYFIDNVYDQDENVDPNMTRPVIGIISVDNYDDVTGSLPDADVSKINTFVVGFISEFAKAKHIHYRRIEGDRFYFFTNYSVLTEFMDQKFSVLDDFRQQAQERGLPLTLSMGISFGTLKHDQIGQVALQNLNIALVRGGDQAVVKENDDHKELLYFGGGSVSTVKRSRTRTRAMMTAISYKLKTVEKVFVVGHKNLDMDALGATVGMAHFASQIVRKSYAVYDDMAMNTDIERAVERLKEDGQSPLITLSEAEELVNQHSLLIMVDHSKINLTLSQDFYDRFNEVIVVDHHRRDDDFPENAVLTFIESGASSACELVTELLQFQGAPERLSKIQASILMAGIMLDTKNFSTRVTSRTFDVASYLRSLGSDSGEIQMISATDFDEYRRINELIIAGERITDDIIVATGDNHKCYNNVVIAKAADTMLAMAGIEATFVVARTSHSTVNISSRSHNAINVQRIMEKLGGGGHFNLAACQLRDCSVSQAQNKLIETIMGELAPKED, encoded by the coding sequence ATGAAAAGATTTCACTTTGCAACTATTCACCTGATAATGATAGGACTAATTCTTTTTGGAATTGCTACCATTTTTGTCCGCGTATTACAAACGGAGTCTGCACTCATTTTTGCGCTTTTTATCATTATGGTAGTAGTTGTTACACTATTGCATTACCAAAAGACAACATATGAGTCTTTGGAAATAGAACAATTAGATGAACTGAATCAGGATGTGGAAGCTTCTTTGAAGACTCTTCTTGGAAAGATGCCTGTCGGAGTCGTTACTTTTGACGAAAATGACCATATTGAATGGTTCAATCCCTATGCTAAGTTAGTGCTTTCAGATGAATATGGGAACTTCAATAAGCAGTTGATTGCAGATTTTATCTCCCAGAAACGAAAGGGGTCACCTTCGAATGTGATAACTGTTGGTGACAATAAATACGCTGCCTTTGTGGATTTTGACAATAAGCTGACATATTTTATTGACAATGTTTATGATCAAGATGAAAATGTTGATCCAAATATGACTCGACCTGTTATTGGGATTATTTCAGTTGATAACTACGACGATGTGACAGGAAGTTTGCCAGATGCAGATGTTTCAAAAATCAATACATTTGTAGTAGGATTTATTTCTGAGTTTGCTAAGGCTAAGCATATTCATTATCGACGTATTGAAGGGGATCGTTTTTACTTCTTTACCAATTACAGTGTTTTGACAGAATTCATGGATCAAAAGTTTTCTGTCTTGGATGACTTTCGTCAACAAGCACAAGAACGTGGTTTACCACTGACTTTGAGTATGGGAATATCCTTTGGTACGCTTAAGCATGATCAAATCGGGCAAGTTGCTTTGCAGAACCTTAATATTGCACTTGTTCGAGGCGGAGATCAAGCTGTTGTTAAGGAAAATGATGATCACAAGGAACTTCTTTATTTTGGAGGAGGCTCTGTCTCAACAGTTAAGCGTTCTCGTACAAGAACAAGGGCTATGATGACTGCAATTTCATATAAGTTAAAAACAGTCGAAAAAGTATTTGTTGTAGGTCACAAAAATCTTGATATGGATGCCTTAGGGGCTACTGTTGGTATGGCCCATTTTGCTAGTCAGATTGTTAGAAAGAGCTATGCTGTTTATGATGATATGGCTATGAATACGGATATTGAGCGTGCGGTAGAACGTTTGAAAGAAGATGGGCAGTCACCCCTTATTACACTCTCAGAAGCTGAAGAACTAGTCAACCAACACTCATTGCTAATTATGGTTGACCATTCAAAAATCAATCTAACCCTATCTCAGGATTTTTATGATCGATTTAATGAAGTTATTGTCGTAGATCATCACCGTCGAGATGACGACTTCCCTGAAAATGCAGTTTTGACTTTTATTGAAAGTGGAGCAAGCTCTGCTTGTGAATTGGTTACGGAGTTGTTACAATTTCAAGGGGCTCCAGAACGTTTGAGTAAAATCCAAGCTTCTATCCTTATGGCAGGTATAATGCTGGATACCAAGAATTTCTCTACTCGTGTTACTAGTCGAACTTTTGATGTTGCCTCTTACCTTCGTAGTTTAGGAAGTGACAGTGGAGAAATTCAAATGATTTCTGCTACGGATTTTGACGAATATCGACGTATTAATGAGTTAATTATTGCAGGCGAACGAATTACTGATGATATAATCGTTGCTACAGGAGATAACCACAAGTGCTATAATAATGTTGTGATTGCTAAGGCGGCAGATACTATGCTTGCAATGGCTGGAATCGAAGCAACCTTTGTTGTTGCTCGAACAAGTCACTCGACTGTAAACATATCTTCTCGAAGCCATAATGCGATTAATGTACAACGTATTATGGAAAAATTAGGTGGTGGTGGACATTTCAACCTAGCCGCCTGCCAATTACGAGACTGTAGTGTTTCTCAAGCGCAAAATAAATTAATTGAAACTATTATGGGAGAGTTGGCTCCCAAGGAGGATTAA
- the mnmA gene encoding tRNA 2-thiouridine(34) synthase MnmA — translation MTDNSKTRVVVGMSGGVDSSVTALLLKEQGYDVIGVFMKNWDDTDEFGVCTATEDYKDVAAVADQIGIPYYSVNFEKEYWDRVFEYFLAEYRSGRTPNPDVMCNKEIKFKAFLDYAMSLGADYVATGHYAQVVCDENGIIHMLRGADNNKDQTYFLSQLSQEQLQKTMFPLGHLQKPEVRKIAERAGLATAKKKDSTGICFIGEKNFKEFLSQYLPAQKGRMMTVDGRDMGEHNGLMYYTIGQRGGMGIGGQKGGDNAPWFVVGKDLSKNILYVGQGFHHESLMSTSLDASMINFTRDMPEEFEMECTAKFRYRQPDSKVTVKVKGDKAEVVFAETQRAITPGQAVVFYNGQECLGGGIIDQAYKDGKVCQYI, via the coding sequence ATGACTGATAATTCAAAAACACGTGTTGTTGTCGGTATGAGTGGTGGCGTTGATTCATCAGTAACAGCTCTACTTTTAAAAGAGCAAGGCTATGATGTAATTGGTGTCTTCATGAAAAATTGGGATGACACAGATGAATTCGGTGTATGTACAGCCACCGAAGATTATAAAGATGTGGCGGCAGTAGCTGATCAGATTGGTATCCCGTATTACTCTGTTAATTTTGAAAAAGAGTACTGGGACCGTGTATTTGAGTATTTCTTAGCAGAGTACCGCTCAGGGCGTACCCCTAATCCAGACGTTATGTGTAATAAGGAAATCAAGTTCAAGGCTTTCCTCGACTATGCTATGTCATTGGGAGCGGACTATGTGGCTACAGGGCACTATGCTCAAGTTGTTTGCGATGAAAATGGTATTATCCATATGTTGCGTGGTGCAGATAACAATAAAGATCAAACCTACTTCCTTAGTCAACTTTCGCAAGAGCAGTTGCAGAAAACGATGTTTCCTTTAGGACATCTACAAAAGCCAGAAGTTCGTAAGATTGCTGAACGTGCAGGTCTTGCAACAGCCAAGAAAAAAGATTCAACAGGAATATGTTTTATTGGTGAGAAAAACTTTAAAGAGTTTCTTAGTCAATACTTACCAGCTCAAAAAGGCCGTATGATGACCGTCGATGGTCGTGATATGGGTGAACATAACGGACTCATGTATTACACCATTGGTCAACGTGGTGGTATGGGTATTGGTGGCCAAAAAGGCGGAGATAATGCTCCTTGGTTTGTAGTAGGGAAAGATCTTTCTAAAAATATTCTTTACGTGGGTCAAGGTTTCCACCATGAGTCGTTGATGTCAACTTCACTTGACGCTTCAATGATTAACTTTACTCGAGACATGCCGGAAGAATTTGAAATGGAATGCACAGCAAAATTCCGTTATCGTCAACCTGATAGTAAAGTTACTGTAAAGGTTAAGGGTGATAAAGCAGAGGTTGTTTTTGCTGAAACTCAGCGTGCTATTACACCTGGTCAAGCCGTTGTTTTCTATAATGGTCAGGAATGTTTGGGCGGCGGTATTATTGATCAAGCATATAAAGACGGAAAAGTTTGTCAGTATATCTAA
- the rplI gene encoding 50S ribosomal protein L9, with product MKVIFLQDVKGKGKKGEIKEVPLGYAQNFLIKKNLAKEATNQAIGELKGKQKSEEKHAAELLAEAKRVKEQLEKEENRLQFTEKVGPDGRTFGSITAKKIAEGLQKQFGIKIDKRHIELEHPIRAIGLIEVPVKLHKEVNAQIKLNIKNSAE from the coding sequence ATGAAAGTTATTTTCTTACAAGACGTTAAGGGTAAAGGAAAAAAAGGTGAAATTAAAGAAGTACCATTAGGTTATGCTCAAAACTTCTTGATTAAAAAGAATCTTGCTAAAGAAGCAACAAACCAAGCTATCGGGGAGTTGAAAGGAAAACAAAAATCAGAAGAAAAGCATGCTGCAGAGTTGTTAGCTGAAGCAAAACGCGTTAAAGAACAACTTGAGAAAGAAGAAAATCGTCTTCAATTTACTGAGAAGGTTGGGCCAGATGGTCGTACATTTGGTTCAATTACAGCTAAAAAGATTGCGGAAGGACTTCAGAAACAGTTTGGAATCAAGATTGATAAACGTCATATTGAACTTGAACATCCTATTCGAGCGATTGGCTTGATTGAGGTTCCTGTAAAGCTTCATAAAGAAGTGAATGCACAAATTAAGCTTAACATCAAAAATAGTGCTGAGTAA
- the mnmG gene encoding tRNA uridine-5-carboxymethylaminomethyl(34) synthesis enzyme MnmG, with protein sequence MTYNFIEEYDIIVIGAGHAGVEASLAAARMGCKVLLATINLEMLAFMPCNPSIGGSAKGIVVREIDALGGEMGKNIDKTYIQMKMLNTGKGPAVRALRAQADKALYAMTMKHTVERQENLTLRQSMVDEIFVEDGKVVGVRTATNQKYGAKAVVVTTGTALRGEIILGELKYSSGPNNSLASVTLADNLRDLGLEIGRFKTGTPPRVKASSIDYEETEIQPGDEKPNHFSFLSKDEDYLQDQIPCWLTYTNQESHDIINNNLHRAPMFSGIVKGVGPRYCPSIEDKIVRFADKNRHQLFLEPEGRDTEEVYVQGLSTSLPEDVQKELIHSIKGLEKAEMMRTGYAIEYDIVLPHQLRATLETKLISGLFTAGQTNGTSGYEEAAGQGLVAGINAALKVQGKPELILKRSDAYIGVMIDDLVTKGTLEPYRLLTSRAEYRLILRHDNADMRLTPIGREVGLVDDERWNIFKIKKNQFDRELTRLSKEKLKPIKETNEKIQALGFKPLTDAMTAKEFMRRPEIDYATATQFVGPAAEDLDAKVIELLETEIKYEGYINKALDQVAKMKRMEEKKIPENIDWDAIDSIATEARQKFKKINPETIGQASRISGVNPADISILMVYLEGNNKARRKVD encoded by the coding sequence ATGACTTATAATTTTATAGAAGAGTACGATATTATTGTAATCGGAGCTGGTCATGCGGGAGTAGAAGCCTCCCTAGCTGCAGCCCGCATGGGATGTAAGGTTTTATTAGCGACTATTAACCTAGAGATGCTGGCATTTATGCCATGTAATCCTTCTATTGGAGGATCGGCCAAGGGTATTGTTGTCCGTGAGATTGATGCCCTCGGCGGGGAGATGGGTAAAAATATTGATAAAACTTATATTCAAATGAAAATGTTGAATACTGGTAAGGGTCCTGCTGTCAGAGCTTTACGTGCACAAGCAGATAAAGCCTTGTATGCTATGACGATGAAGCATACAGTTGAGCGTCAGGAAAACTTAACTCTCCGTCAGTCAATGGTTGATGAAATTTTTGTTGAAGATGGTAAGGTAGTTGGTGTCAGAACAGCCACAAATCAAAAATATGGAGCTAAAGCGGTTGTTGTAACAACAGGAACGGCTTTGCGTGGTGAAATTATCCTAGGTGAGCTCAAATATTCATCAGGTCCTAATAATAGCCTTGCATCTGTTACATTGGCAGATAACCTGAGGGATCTTGGCCTTGAAATAGGAAGATTTAAAACGGGTACCCCTCCTCGTGTTAAGGCATCATCAATTGATTACGAAGAAACTGAAATTCAACCAGGTGATGAAAAGCCAAATCATTTTTCATTCTTGTCGAAAGATGAAGATTATCTTCAGGATCAAATACCTTGTTGGCTAACTTATACGAATCAAGAGAGCCACGATATTATCAATAATAATTTACACCGTGCACCAATGTTTTCAGGTATTGTCAAGGGTGTAGGACCTCGTTATTGTCCATCAATCGAAGATAAAATTGTCCGATTTGCCGATAAGAATCGCCATCAACTTTTCCTTGAACCTGAAGGAAGAGATACTGAAGAAGTCTATGTGCAAGGCCTGTCAACAAGTCTGCCAGAAGATGTTCAAAAAGAGTTGATTCACTCAATTAAAGGTCTCGAGAAGGCAGAAATGATGCGAACTGGTTATGCGATTGAATATGATATCGTGCTCCCTCATCAATTACGAGCAACACTTGAAACGAAGTTAATTTCAGGTCTCTTTACAGCAGGACAGACCAACGGAACTTCTGGATACGAGGAAGCAGCAGGTCAAGGTCTAGTTGCTGGTATCAATGCAGCTCTGAAAGTTCAAGGTAAACCTGAGCTTATTCTCAAACGTAGTGATGCCTATATTGGTGTAATGATTGACGATCTTGTCACGAAAGGAACCTTGGAACCATATCGTTTATTAACTTCACGCGCAGAGTATCGACTTATATTACGTCATGATAATGCTGACATGCGCTTGACACCTATTGGTCGAGAAGTTGGCTTGGTTGATGATGAACGTTGGAATATCTTTAAAATTAAGAAAAATCAGTTTGACAGAGAGTTGACACGTCTGTCAAAAGAAAAATTAAAGCCTATCAAAGAAACAAATGAAAAAATTCAAGCTCTAGGATTTAAGCCTTTGACAGATGCCATGACAGCCAAAGAGTTTATGCGTCGACCTGAGATTGATTACGCTACAGCTACTCAGTTTGTCGGTCCAGCTGCAGAAGATTTGGATGCTAAGGTTATAGAGTTACTTGAAACTGAAATCAAGTACGAAGGGTATATCAATAAAGCTTTGGATCAAGTAGCTAAGATGAAGCGAATGGAAGAAAAAAAGATTCCGGAAAATATTGATTGGGATGCTATTGATTCTATTGCAACTGAGGCTCGTCAAAAATTTAAGAAAATAAATCCTGAAACCATTGGTCAAGCAAGCCGTATCTCAGGGGTTAATCCAGCAGATATCTCTATTTTGATGGTTTACCTTGAAGGCAATAATAAAGCTCGACGTAAAGTGGATTAA